A region from the Gossypium hirsutum isolate 1008001.06 chromosome A08, Gossypium_hirsutum_v2.1, whole genome shotgun sequence genome encodes:
- the LOC107895016 gene encoding protein LEAD-SENSITIVE 1: MKTVRIDALRPGDHIFSDRKSRLYFHHGIYVGDQMVIHLMGPSKTYNLKPCQRCGFKPQAGIFKTCLDCFLNGHSLYRYEYDVSYLKLVFKRSGSCSIWDCRPANQVVETAYRLLEDKSFGSYNFFLNNCEDFAVYCKTGMAMSNQTAGLFGFNLVGAVGYHATKGIYEAFTN, translated from the exons atgaaaacagTAAGAATAGACGCTCTAAGACCAGGAGATCACATATTTTCTGATAGGAAATCACGTCTCTATTTTCACCATG GCATATATGTGGGAGATCAAATGGTGATTCATCTGATGGGACCAAGCAAGACTTACAACCTAAAACCCTGCCAAAGATGTGGGTTCAAGCCCCAAGCAGGGATCTTCAAAACTTGCCTCGATTGCTTCCTCAATGGCCACTCACTCTACCGCTACGAATACGACGTTTCTTACTTAAAACTGGTTTTCAAACGCTCTGGTTCTTGCAGCATTTGGGATTGCAGACCGGCGAACCAAGTCGTCGAAACCGCCTATCGTCTGCTCGAAGACAAGAGCTTCGGGAGCTACAATTTTTTCCTCAACAACTGCGAGGACTTCGCGGTGTATTGCAAAACGGGCATGGCCATGAGCAATCAAACAGCAGGGTTATTTGGGTTTAACTTGGTTGGTGCTGTTGGATATCATGCTACCAAAGGGATCTATGAAGCCTTTACCAATTAA